The following proteins are co-located in the Blochmannia endosymbiont of Camponotus sp. genome:
- the secY gene encoding preprotein translocase subunit SecY yields MTVTNKQRSRSTFQSIKGGLSDLKRRIMFVIGALIIFRVGSFIPIPGVDLIVLAQIIEQQHGTIIEMFNMFSGGSLSRASIFSLGIMPYISASIIVQLLTAVHPVLIEIKKEGESGRRIINQYIRYGTLILGILQSVGIVTSLPNVSGLVINPGFSFYCIAIISLVCGTVFLMWLGDQITNRGIGNGISIIIFSGIIAGLPLAIGHTIEQVRQDELHFFILILIICLVLSITFFVVFMERGQRRILVHYAQRQQGRRIYAAQSTHLPLKVNMAGVIPAIFASSVILFPGTVISWFGSTTSWQWLTIISLYLQPGQPLYILLYAAAIMFFCFFYTSLVFNPRETAENLKKSGAFVPGIRPGEQTAKYINKIMIRLTFIGAIYVTFICLVPEFMRIAMKVPFYFGGTSLLIVVVVIMDFMTQIQTLMMSSQYDSVLKKANLKHFNY; encoded by the coding sequence ATGACAGTTACTAATAAACAACGATCTAGATCTACTTTTCAAAGTATCAAAGGCGGATTAAGCGACTTGAAACGTAGAATTATGTTTGTGATTGGCGCTTTAATCATTTTTCGTGTAGGATCATTTATTCCAATTCCAGGGGTAGATTTGATTGTTTTGGCGCAAATTATTGAACAACAACACGGTACTATTATCGAGATGTTTAATATGTTTTCTGGAGGCTCTTTAAGTCGCGCTTCTATCTTTAGTTTAGGAATTATGCCATATATTTCAGCTTCAATTATTGTTCAGCTGTTAACTGCAGTACATCCTGTTTTAATAGAAATTAAAAAAGAAGGAGAAAGTGGCAGGAGAATAATTAACCAGTATATTCGTTATGGTACTTTAATACTTGGAATATTACAATCAGTAGGCATTGTCACTAGTTTGCCTAATGTATCGGGGTTAGTGATTAATCCGGGATTTTCTTTTTATTGTATAGCAATTATTAGTCTTGTTTGTGGTACTGTTTTTTTAATGTGGTTAGGCGATCAAATCACTAACAGAGGCATAGGCAATGGTATCTCAATTATTATTTTTTCGGGGATAATTGCTGGCTTACCATTGGCTATAGGACATACCATAGAACAAGTGAGACAAGATGAGCTACATTTTTTTATATTAATTTTAATTATTTGCTTGGTATTGAGTATTACTTTTTTTGTTGTATTTATGGAGCGGGGACAACGTCGCATTTTAGTACATTATGCTCAACGCCAACAAGGTCGTCGTATTTATGCTGCTCAAAGTACACATTTACCACTTAAAGTAAATATGGCTGGTGTCATTCCTGCTATTTTTGCTTCTAGTGTCATCTTGTTCCCGGGTACTGTAATTTCTTGGTTCGGCAGTACCACTAGTTGGCAATGGTTAACTATTATTTCTTTGTATCTACAACCAGGTCAACCACTATATATTTTACTTTACGCGGCAGCTATTATGTTTTTTTGTTTTTTTTACACATCTTTAGTCTTTAATCCGCGCGAAACAGCTGAAAATTTAAAAAAATCGGGAGCATTTGTTCCCGGGATTAGACCGGGAGAACAAACTGCAAAATATATTAATAAAATTATGATTCGTTTGACCTTCATTGGCGCTATATACGTTACATTTATTTGTTTAGTGCCAGAGTTTATGAGAATTGCTATGAAAGTCCCTTT